In the genome of Flavobacteriaceae bacterium YJPT1-3, the window GCTTGCCGGAATTAGCTGTAGAGCGGCTGATGCTCTGGGACTGGAAACTGCAGGCCGAATACAAGCAGGGGCTGCAGCCGATTTTCTCCTATTCCCAACTGACGATTACCGGGAAATCACCTACCATCAAGGACAACTCCTGCCCGACTACGTCTTTATTGATGGGCAGGCTGTAAAACAACCAAACCATGAACTTTAAAGCAAGTATTGAACAAGGCATTCCCGCCCAATTACCGCCTCCAAAATCCATGAACCCGGAATGGAGTCACGCTCCGCGTAGAAAGGACAGCCTGAATACGGAAGAAAAGAAATTGGCGTTACGGAATGCATTGCGCTATTTCCCGAAGGCCTGGCATGAGGAATTGGCTGAAGAATTCCTCGAGGAGTTAAAAACCTACGGCCGCATTTACATGTATCGTTTCCAACCGGATTATCCCCTATATGCGCGGCCCCTAACCGAATATCCCGCGCAGTCTTCCCAGGCGGCAGCGATCATGCTGATGATCCAAAACAATCTGGATCCGGCGGTAGCTCAACATCCACAAGAATTGATCACCTATGGTGGCAATGGCGCTGTTTTTCAGAACTGGGCCCAATACCTATTGTGCATGCAATACCTGAGTCAGATGAAGGATGATCAAACCCTGCATCTCTATTCCGGACATCCTATGGGCTTATTTCCCTCGACTCCGGCCGCACCTAGGGTGGTGGTGACCAATGGAATGATGATCCCGAACTATTCCTCGACAGAGGACTGGGAAAAATTCAATGCGCTGGGGGTCACCCAATACGGGCAAATGACCGCCGGATCCTTTATGTACATCGGTCCCCAGGGAATCGTTCACGGTACCACCATCACCGTTTTGAATGCCTTTCGAAAAATTTTAAAGCAAGGAGAGACTGCTGCCGGAAAGATCTTCCTCACCGCCGGTTTAGGGGGGATGAGCGGAGCGCAACCCAAAGCAGGGGTTATCGCCGGTTGCATCACGGTCTGTGCTGAAGTCAATCCTCATGCCGCTCACAAACGCCACGAACAAGGCTGGGTGGATGAGATCATCGAGACCCTACCTGAACTGATCACCCGCTGTCAGCGAGCGATCGAGCATAAGGAGGTCGTCTCTATAGCCTACCTGGGCAATGTTGTTGACGTGTGGGAAGCCTTTTACGAAGAGCAGGTGCCCGTGCATCTGGGATCCGATCAAACTTCGCTGCACAATCCCTGGTCCGGTGGTTATTATCCTGTGGGACTTAGCTTTGAAGAGGCCAATGCCCTAATGCGCGACGATCCGGAGCGCTTTCGCGAAAGCGTACAACAATCCCTGAGACGCCAGGCCAATGCGATCAACAGACATCACCAGCGAGGGACTTACTTCTTTGATTACGGCAATGCCTTCTTACTGGAAGCTTCGCGCGCCGGCGCTGCTGTTATGGCCAATAACGGAGTTGACTTCAAGTATCCCTCCTATGTTCAGGACATACTGGGTCCCATGTGTTTTGATTACGGCTTTGGCCCATTTCGATGGGTCTGTACCTCCGGAAGACCGGAAGATCTTCGTAAAACGGATGAAATTGCGCTTGAGGTCTTATTGGAAATACAGCAGCAGGCCCCGCCAGAGATCGAACAACAATTGCAGGACAACATCACCTGGATCAGAGAGGCCGAAGAACACCAAATGGTCGTGGGCTCTCAGGCTCGAATTCTCTATGCAGACGCAGAAGGTAGGATAGCGATTGCTAAAGCTTTCAATCAGGCCATTGCAGAGGGCACGATCTCCTCAGCTGTGGTGCTGGGACGTGATCACCACGATGTAAGCGGTACAGACTCCCCCTTTCGGGAAACCAGCAACATCTACGACGGCAGCCGATTTACCGCCGATATGGCCATCCACAACGTCATTGGAGACAGTTTTAGAGGAGCCACCTGGGTATCCATCCACAATGGGGGTGGTGTAGGCTGGGGCGAAGTGATCAATGGAGGCTTCGGGCTGGTACTGGACGGCAGTGCAGAAGCAGCACAGCGTCTGGAACGCATGCTCTTTTACGATGTGAATAACGGAATTGCACGCAGAAGCTGGGCCCGTAATGAGGAAGCTCTTTTTGCCATTCAACGCGAAATGAAACGAACACCTGGCTTGCAAGTGACCCTACCCCACGGGGTTGAGGATGACCTGATCAATACTTTAGATATCGAATGAAGCCGTACCAAAAGCCCGATACCACCCTTTGGCGTGGACGCTCAAGTACCTCTCATCGCTATTTGCATGAGAAACTGGAATGCCTGGAACTCGATGCGCTGCCTGACCACACTTCAGAACATCCTGCATTCGTTTTTTTAGGGTACGCCTGTGATGAGGGCGTACGAAGAAATTCAGGACGAACGGGAGCGGTTTTGGGACCTGCAGCCATCCGAAAAACTATGGGCGGTCTTGCCAATCACTGGTCTGAGGAAACGAAGATCTATGATGCAGGCGACATTCGTTGTTTGGATGGGGATCTGGAAGGAGCCCAGGCCGCCATGGCTGAAGCGATCAAATGGGTGGTCGACAAAAATATCTTCCCGATTGTGTTGGGCGGCGGCCATGATCTGGCCTATGCCCATGCTCGAGGCTTGCTAAGAGCTAAGTCTAAAGAACGCTGGGGAATTATTAATCTGGATGCCCATTTTGATTTGAGAATTCCGAAAAATCAAGGCCATTCCGGTTCGCCTTTTTATCAATTGTCTCAGGAGCAAGGAGCATCTTTCCGCTACACTTGTTTGGGCATTCAGCCCGAAGTCAATACCACAGAACTCTTTCAGACGGCAGAGCGAACCGGGACAAGCTTCCTGCTGGCCGATGACTTTCACCTCGATAATCAGGAAAGGATTGTGCGACATCTAGACGCCTTTATCAAAGATCTGGATGCTATTTATCTGACCATCGATCTGGACGGATTCCATTCAGTTTTAGCCCCCGGAGTAAGTGCGCCTTCGCCCATGGGTTTTGATCTCTCAACGGCCTTGTTCGTCTTGGATTATCTTGTAGCGTCCGGAAAATTAAGAAGCATGGACTTAGTTGAACTCAACCCTACCTACGATCGGGATGAGTGTACGGCCCGATTGGCGGGACGCCTGGCCTATCGCCTCATGTACCTGATGCGTTAAAACTTCAATCAGGAATTGGTATCCAGTCGGGTTATTTTAGCTCCGATTTGACGCAAGCGCTCGTCGATGCGCTCATATCCGCGGTCGATCTGTTCAATATTGTGGATGGTACTGGTACCTTTAGCACTAAGAGCAGCGATCAATAAAGAGATACCCGCTCGAATATCCGGGCTGGTCATGGTCGTCGCTTTCAACGTTGATTTGAAATTATGACCAATCACATTGGCGCGGTGCGGATCACACAGAATGATCTTTGCGCCCATGTCGATCAATTTATCGACAAAGAAAAGTCGGCTTTCAAACATCTTCTGATGAATGAGTACCTCCCCTTTGGCCTGCGTAGCTACTACGAGTACAATACTCAGCAGATCTGGCGTAAAACCGGGCCAGGGTGCGTCTGAAATGGTCATGAACGAACCATCGATAAAACTTTCAATGGTATAACCGTCAGTATGCGGAGGAATGTAAATATCGTCTCCCTTGCGCTCGACGGTAATCCCTAACTTGCGAAAGGTATTGGGAATGACTCCCAGGTCGTCCCAGCTCACATTTTTTATGGTGATCTCGCTTTTCGTCATGGCGGCCAAACCGATCCACGAACCGATCTCGATCATGTCGGGTAAAATGCGGTGCTCACATCCTCCCAAATCTTTAACGCCTTCAATATGAAGCATATTTGAACCCACCCCAGTGATCTTGGCTCCCATGCGATTGAGCATCTTGCAGAGCTGCTGTAAATAAGGTTCACAAGCTGCATTATAGATCGTGGTTTTTCCTTTGGCCAGTGCAGCAGCCATGACAATATTCGCGGTACCGGTCACCGAAGCTTCATCCAGAAGCATGTAAGTGCCTTGCAGTCCGTCAGGAGCTTCCACTCCATAAAAACGTTCTTCTTTGTTGTAGCGGAACTGGGCTCCCAGCTTGATAAAACCATCGAAATGCGTATCCAAACGACGTCGCCCGATCTTATCACCACCTGGTCTTGGGATGTACCCTTTTCCAAATCGACCCAGTAGGGGTCCTACGATCATGATGGAACCGCGTAATCCGCTTCCATCCTGCTTGAATTGCTCACTTTCCAGATATTCCAGATTCAATTCATCGCTTTGGAAACTCATTTTTCCCGGTCCCAGTCGTTGAATCTTAACCCCCAAATTGCCCAAAATGTCAATCAACTTATTGACATCTCGAATATCCGGTATGTTTTCAATGAAGACCTTTTCAGGTGTGAGTAGAACGGCACAAAGAATTTGAAGGGCTTCGTTTTTGGCTCCCTGAGGCTGGATCTCTCCTTTCAGTTGGTGGCCTCCCTCGATCTGGAATGTTCCCATGAAATTAGTCGGAGGTTAGCGGCGTTTTTTGCGACCGCGCTTTTTATTACTGTTACTGTTTGATTTTTGAGACTTGCTGCGCAACAGGCGTTGGGCATCGCGTAAGTCTTCATCTTTCGTCTTTAAATTGATCTCTCCATCGCTGAGTTCATAAAGATGGTTGAAGATCACATCGTCATCTACGGTATCCTTATTCCAATTCAGGAAGGATTTTTTCATGTGATTGGCGATGTTGAAGGCCAGCGCTTCGCGCTTATCCCCTTTCTCCCATTTCACGGCCACATCGATCATTCGTTTGATGTTGTTTCCGTAAAAACGGTATTTGGGATGGTTTTGCGGATACGGTAAAGGCTCTGGACGCTGTTCAAGCTCTTCTTTGGATGGTTTTGGATAGGGACTATCTACATCCAATTCAAACTTGGAGATGATGAACAGTTGATCCCAAATTTTATGTTGAAAATCGGGAACGTCACGCAAGTGAGGCTGCAGATTGCCCATGACCGCTACAATGGCCTTAGCCATTTCATTGCGCTTATCACGGTCCTCCTCGGCGATCGCCTGATTCACCATTTTTTGAATATGTCTTCCGTATTCCGGGATGATGAGTTGTTCCCGTTCTGTATTGTATTCTATTGATTCTGTCAAGATTTTGATTTTAGTGAAGAAGTTAGTCCTACTAACTGTGGCAAAATACTAAAAATTGTGTAATGGACCCGCCTTCTGCTTGAATAAAGCGCTTTCTCGAAATTATAGCGAGATCACGCCTTCTACCTTCCCTACTGCTTTGTATTTTTCAATCACTGCGTCCGGATTTTTCATAGTTACGTTGATCGAGACACTGGTGTATTTTCCGTTTCTGGATTCTTTAGTATCAATAACCGCCCCCATATTGTCAAAAATAGCACTGATGGTGTCAATTTTTGAACGGTCAGTAGGCACAATGAATTTGTAAAGGTATGGGGTAGGCCACAGGGAGGTGTCACTCAGTTGTGACTTCAGTTTTTTATAGAAAGCGTCGGCGTCTTTTTTATCACTCATTATTAATAAATATACCACAAAGATAAGGCTTTGCACGGTTTTTATTGTGAGCTTTTAAGTAACTTTGGCCACAAAATCTCCGACTATTGAAGGCAGCGCGAATATTGCTTATTGGTGGACCCTCCACAGGAAAAACTACCCTGATCGAGCATCTGGAACAGCGGCAATTTAAAGTCTATCACGAGGTTTCCCGGCAGGTTACTGCAGCCGCACAACGTGAAGGTATCGACCAACTCTTTCTAACCGATCCTCTCGCTTTCAGCCGGCAACTGCTGGAAGCCCGTATACAGCAACATCAAGATGCCGGAAATCAGAGCGACCCCTTCGTTTTTCTGGATCGCGGCATACCTGATGTAACGGCTTATCTTAACTTTATCGACCAACCCTATCCGGCCTATTTTGATCAGGCCGCCCAAGAATATCGCTACGATCAGGTATTTCTGTTACCGGCCTGGAGCGCTATACACGAGACCGACCAGGAGCGCTACGAAAGCTTTGAAGAGGCCCAACGAATTGAGCAAGAACTCCTCGCGACCTATGAGCGGCACGGGTATTCACCCATTGAGGTGCCCAAAAGTCCTGTAGAACATAGAGCAGATTTTGTCTTAGAACAAATTGATGCAGTCGGAGCCTAATTTAGATACCATACTTTCCACATATTGGGGTCATTCTTCCTTCAGGCCCCAACAACGGGAGATCATCCGTCAGGTTTTACAAGGTAAGGATGCCTTTGCCCTTTTGCCTACCGGCGGAGGTAAATCGGTTTGTTATCAGCTGCCTGCCCTTGTTATGGAAGGCATCACCCTGGTGATTTCTCCCCTCATCGCCTTGATGCAGGATCAGGTAGCTCAACTCAAAGCCAAGAACATCAAAGCCCTGGCGCTCACCAGCGGACTGCGAAAAAGCGAATTGGACACCCGACTTGATAATTGCATTCACGGGAATTATAAATTGCTTTACCTCTCCCCCGAACGCCTGGAACAGGAATTGGTGATTCAGCGCATCAAGCACATGAATATTTCGCTCATCGCCGTTGATGAAGCCCACTGCATTTCGCAATGGGGAAATGATTTCCGACCGGCCTATCGCAAGCTCGCTCAATTGCGGGCCTTAAAACCGGAAGTACCTTGCCTGGCCCTTACTGCCACAGCCACACCCTGGGTGGTTGATGATATTCTGGAGCAATTGGAAATCGATAAAAATGCACTGTTCAAAACTTCCTTTGCCCGGCCTAATTTATCGTATACCGTGCGACCGTTGGAACAAAAACAGGAGAAACTACTGGAGATCCTCAAGCGCTTTAGCGGACCCTCCATTGTCTATGTCAGAAACCGAAAAGCTACGCAGGAAGTGACTGCTTTTTTAGAAAATCGGGGTCTGGCTGCGGCCTATTACCACGGAGGCGTGTCCAATGACCAACGCCTGAAACGGTTCGAGCAGTGGAAAAATGATCATATCCAGGTGATGGTCGCTACCACCGCTTTTGGTATGGGGATCGATAAGGCGAATGTAAAGACCGTGGTCCATATGGAGCTTCCGGAAAGTCTGGAAAGTTATTTTCAGGAGGCAGGAAGAGCAGGACGCGACGGTCAGCGTGCTTATGCGGTCACCCTGCTGAACACTCAGGATGAAATTCGATTGCGCAATCAATTTGAAAAGGGCTTGCCCGAGGTTGCCTTTGTCAAAAAAGTACTTAAAAAACTCTACAGCTACTTTCAGATAGCCTATGGAGAGCAACCGGAAGAGGGGCTTCGTTTCGATTTTAATGATTTTAGGAAGGCCTATGATCTACCCGGACAAAAAACCTATAATGCCTTATTGCTGCTGGATCGACATGGGGTACTCGTACTAAGCCAGGAATTCCAGAAAAAAACCCAGGTTCATTTTGGCTATTCCCATCACCAACTTCAGTTTTATTTGGTGCGGCACCCTCAATATCAAACGGTGACCGAGGCCATTTTACGCATGTACACCGGTCTTTTCGATCAGGTGACGAGCATTCAGTTGGAAGCTATTTCTATCAAAGCCGGGCTAAGTCAGGATGAAGTACATCAAACCTTACTCGAACTTGAAAAAGACGAAGTTTTGCAGTACGATTATCAGCAATTCGATACGCAGATCCAGTTTTTAGTCCCCCGGGAAGACGATCGCACGGTGAATGTCATCGCCAAATCCATCAAAGCACAGAATGCCCTAAAAAAAAGACAGATCCAGGACGTCATTGACTACATGAAAAATGATCATCTTTGCCGAAGTGTTCAACTCCTCTCCTATTTTGGAGAAAAGCAACAGCAGCCCTGTGGCATTTGTGATGTCTGCCGCGATCAGCAGTGGTTTAAAGCGCATAAAAACGCTTTCGCGAAAGCGGAACAAGACATCAAACAGCTACTAGCGCAACAAAGTCTCACTTCGGGAGAACTGGAACAACAGTTGTCGGTTCCTCTTCGTCTCCTCTTGGAAGTATTGGACGATTTATTGAAGGAAGAAGAAATAGAATTAATTTCCCCCAACACATACCGGAAGAAAACATGAGAGAGTTACGCATCGTATTTATGGGAACCCCTGATTTTGCTGTGAGCAGTTTAAAAGCTCTGGAAGAAAGCGAGTGGAAGGTAGTGGGCGTCATTACTGCTCCAGACCGCAAAGCCGGTCGGGGACGCAAATTGCAATCGAGTGCTGTCAAGCAATATGCAGAATCAGTAGGACTGCCCGTGTTGCAACCCACCAATCTAAAGGACGAATCCTTTATCGACGAGCTGAAGGCATTAAAACCCAACTTGCAAGTGGTCGTAGCCTTTAGGATGCTTCCTGAGGTCGTTTGGCGATTGCCCGAATACGGCACCTTCAATTTGCACGCCTCACTTTTACCGCAGTACCGGGGAGCTGCTCCAATCAATTGGGCAGTCATACAGGGAGAACAAGAAAGTGGCGTAACGACTTTTTATATTGACGACAAGATCGATACCGGAGATCTGTTACTACAGGCTAGGGCACCCATTGAGAAAACAGACACGGCAGGAACCCTGCACGATCGATTAGCCGCGTTGGGAAGTCGGCTAGTGCTGGAAACCGTTGAAGCCATTGCAGCAGACCAGATCACCCCTCAGCCACAGCGGGCCTCTGAAGTACTGAGAGCGGCACCCAAGCTGAATAAAGACAATACCCGGATCGACTGGGATGCACCGGCGACCGTGGTCTATAACTTCATCCGGGGATTGAGCCCCTACCCTGCTGCGTGGTCAGCGCTGGATCAGGATGGGGAATTACTGCCTGTTAAAATCTATAAGGTCAGTTTTACAGAGAGCCAGCTTTCAGCGGTTCCAGGCACCCTTCAGATTGAAAATAACACTCTATTAGTGGCTGTTGCCGATGGCTGTTTACAGATTGACGAGTTACAGCTTCCCGGGAAGCGAAAAATGAATTCCAAAGACCTGCTTAACGGCTTTGAATTTAAGGAGAATGCCATATTGCGCTAAAGTCTGAATTGGCGCGGCTTCGCAGAATTTACTCTAATTTAGCCGCCTTTATTAACAAAGCCTCCAAGTTATCAACAAAAACGGGCATTTCACGCGCTATTGCTTGCACGAACCGATTATCCGTATAAATTTGTAGACGTTAAAATAATATTTAACCAACAATTAATTTTTAAATTCAATACTATGAACAAATCTGATTTAATCGATGGAATGGCAGAAAATGCTGGAATCACCAAAGCAGCTGCTAAAAAAGCTTTAGAATCTTTCTTAATTGATATTGAAGGAGCGCTTCAAAAAGGAAAGCGTGTTTCTTTAGTAGGTTTTGGATCTTTCTCTGTTTCTCGACGTGCAGCTCGTGAGGGCCGTAATCCACAGACCGGTAAGACGATCAAAATCAAAGCGAAAAACGTGGTGAAATTCAAAGCAGGATCTGATCTTAACGACGCGATCAACTAAGCATAGTTTCCCCATATAAATGCTAAGGCCCTTGTCATTGACAGGGGCTTTTTTGTATACACAAGTAAAAAATTGTTTTGCCGTTAGGGTTTAATTACTTAGATTTAGTAGCAATATGTAGAGGTATGACGATAAATAAACCATCCAATGGTCGATTGCTCATCGCAGAACCATCCATTATCGGTGACGTCTCCTTTAATCGATCGGTCGTACTTCTCGCTGATCATTCCCACGAAGGTTCGGTAGGTTTTATCCTGAATAAACCGCTGGATTGCACCATCAAAGATCTTATTCCCGAGCTGAAAGTAGACTTCAAGGTTTACAATGGAGGCCCTGTAGAACAGGACAATTTGTACTTTATTCATAAGGTGCCAGAGCTTATTCCGGACAGCATCGAAATTGCCGAAGGTATTTACTGGGGTGGACACTTTGAGACCGTGGTCGAACTTATAGAAGCCGGACATCTCACCCAAAATGAGATCTGTTTCTTTCTGGGTTATTCCGGTTGGGAATCCCGACAGCTGGATCAGGAGTTGGAATCCCATTCCTGGATCGTGGCAGAAAATGTGCACAAAAAGAATATTTTCGGGAAATGCCAGCCTACCTTTTGGCGGGAAAAAATGATCGAGCTGGGTGGCGACTATCTTCTTTGGTCCAATGCTCCTGAAAATCCGGCTTACAACTAGCCTAAACGCGCTTTTACATTCAATTTTCTTAACAGGGCTTCGGCAACGGTAGCCGTGTACTCTTTTTTGCGGTATTTCGTGATGGGCTGGATGCCTTGAATGGCATTGGTCAGGAATAATTCATCGGCTTGCTGCAATTCAAAAGGGGAAATAGCAGCTTCTTCCAGGGTATATTCCGGCATCAATTGGATGATCCCCATCAATTGTTTACGAATGATCCCACGGAGACAACCGGACGCTAAAGGGGCCGTTTTAATGGTATTGCCTTTGACCACAAACAAATTCCCGCTCAATCCTTCCACCACTTCTTTATGCTGATTGATCAGCAGGCAATTTTGAAATCCGTTTTCACGCGCATAGATACTCCCCGTAATGTGGATCATCTTATTGGTCGTTTTTAGCGTGCTGAGCAGATCAGGATTGACATAGTGATCCTTATACAGTTCCACCTCATAAGGAGCCTTGGAAAGCGTGTAGAAAGGATCCGGTAGCGCTTTCGCGAAAGCAAAATAAGACACGGTATTGTCATCCGGAAGATACAGTCCCCCACCATTTCTGTACACCGTTAGGCGAACACGGGCAGCCTGTTTTTCCAGGGCATTGGCCTTCACCAGATCGAGAAGTTCCTGCTCCAGGAACTCTGGTGTGAATTTCATCGGTATCTCCATACGTAAGATGCGCATGGACGCCATGAGTCGGAAATAGTGATCTTCCCAAAACAAGACCTTCCCGGCCTGTACGCGCATCGTTTCGAAGAGCGCATCTCCATAAAGCATGGCGCGGTTTTCGAGATCAATGTGTTGATCTTCCTGTAGCTTACCGTTAGTATTGATCATAAAAAATCCCTTTTTACGCTAGCAAAAAGGGCAAAGATAGGTATAGAATATCCGCTTAAACCGATCCGATCACATGTTTTAATTCAGAAATCTGATTCTCCCAGAACATCTTACTTTCTTCCACCTCATCCTCTTCGGCAAAGTCGGTGATGATCAAAGAAACATCCTTGGTGATTTCGTCCACCTGAATGCGTAATTCAAAGAAGTAAGGATTACCTTCTTCCTCATCGTCCATCCATCGGAACTTAATGCGTTCATCCGTTTTACGGCTTAGCAATTTGGCTTTCTCTTCGCTTCCTTCCCAAATGAAGGTATAGAATTCACCACGAGAATTAACATTATCGGCAAACCACTCAGACATGCCTGAAGGAGTGGCCATATATTGAAAGAGTAAAGAGGGAGAGGCATGCACCACAAACTCGATTTCGTATTTTATTTTATCGTCCATTGGTTTTTGTTGAATGCCCAATATATATATAAAATGTTTTCCCTAAAAAGATTGCTAACGGTTTATTTTCAGATGGGGGTTTGCGCTACCGGTTTTTGTTATTATATTTGCACCCGCTTAGTCGAACAGGGCGTTTTGGACGTCCCGACGAAAGTGGTATGGCGAGGTAGCTTCCGCCTCCGTTACACTACGTACGGACAGGCAGCTTCGCTTAAGAATGAGAAAATATTTGATAATGGCGAGGTAGCTCAGCTGGTTAGAGCGTCGGATTCATAACCCGGAGGTCGGGGGATCGTGCCCCCCTCTCGCTACAAAAAAAAGGTCAGTAAATTACTGACCTTTTTTTATTGAAATTAGGGGAATTCTTATAGCGAATACGTCAATCGAAACGTTACAAACCGGGGTTGTATAAACGTTTCTGAACTGAAAACAGATATTTGATTGGCGCTGTTACGCACCTGACTGTCTATATTCAATAAATTTGTTGCTTTGAGTTCGTACTCCCATTTAGCATCCCGGTCTTTGCGATAAGCGATAGACGCATTCCAGTTTTGGAAACTCTGTGAGTTTCCCTCTGATAGTCTTTGTGTGGTATAGCTATAATCAGATCTCACGGTAACTGATTTCCAGATGTAGGCATCCACGTCTATACTTGGTGATTGCGTGATAAAGGTGGTTTTTCGTCCACCTTGATTATTATCGGCTACACTATAGCGATAGGTTAGGTTCACATTAGGAGCCACTTTGAAATTGGTGCGTATACCCGGCGTGTACGATTGGGTAAAACCTTCGTTAAGGGAGCGTTCCCCTTGAATAAACTGATTGATTTTGGTGTAGTTGAAACTCGCATTTAGTGTCGCTCTTATCTTACCAAACGTCCGTTGCACACGTCCAAAAACATTAGCCGTTTCATCGGCAAATGCCGAATTGAAAAACGTACTCGTTCTGATAACATTTTCAAAATCCGTTAAACT includes:
- a CDS encoding urocanate hydratase; this translates as MNFKASIEQGIPAQLPPPKSMNPEWSHAPRRKDSLNTEEKKLALRNALRYFPKAWHEELAEEFLEELKTYGRIYMYRFQPDYPLYARPLTEYPAQSSQAAAIMLMIQNNLDPAVAQHPQELITYGGNGAVFQNWAQYLLCMQYLSQMKDDQTLHLYSGHPMGLFPSTPAAPRVVVTNGMMIPNYSSTEDWEKFNALGVTQYGQMTAGSFMYIGPQGIVHGTTITVLNAFRKILKQGETAAGKIFLTAGLGGMSGAQPKAGVIAGCITVCAEVNPHAAHKRHEQGWVDEIIETLPELITRCQRAIEHKEVVSIAYLGNVVDVWEAFYEEQVPVHLGSDQTSLHNPWSGGYYPVGLSFEEANALMRDDPERFRESVQQSLRRQANAINRHHQRGTYFFDYGNAFLLEASRAGAAVMANNGVDFKYPSYVQDILGPMCFDYGFGPFRWVCTSGRPEDLRKTDEIALEVLLEIQQQAPPEIEQQLQDNITWIREAEEHQMVVGSQARILYADAEGRIAIAKAFNQAIAEGTISSAVVLGRDHHDVSGTDSPFRETSNIYDGSRFTADMAIHNVIGDSFRGATWVSIHNGGGVGWGEVINGGFGLVLDGSAEAAQRLERMLFYDVNNGIARRSWARNEEALFAIQREMKRTPGLQVTLPHGVEDDLINTLDIE
- the hutG gene encoding formimidoylglutamase, with translation MKPYQKPDTTLWRGRSSTSHRYLHEKLECLELDALPDHTSEHPAFVFLGYACDEGVRRNSGRTGAVLGPAAIRKTMGGLANHWSEETKIYDAGDIRCLDGDLEGAQAAMAEAIKWVVDKNIFPIVLGGGHDLAYAHARGLLRAKSKERWGIINLDAHFDLRIPKNQGHSGSPFYQLSQEQGASFRYTCLGIQPEVNTTELFQTAERTGTSFLLADDFHLDNQERIVRHLDAFIKDLDAIYLTIDLDGFHSVLAPGVSAPSPMGFDLSTALFVLDYLVASGKLRSMDLVELNPTYDRDECTARLAGRLAYRLMYLMR
- the murA gene encoding UDP-N-acetylglucosamine 1-carboxyvinyltransferase, with the protein product MGTFQIEGGHQLKGEIQPQGAKNEALQILCAVLLTPEKVFIENIPDIRDVNKLIDILGNLGVKIQRLGPGKMSFQSDELNLEYLESEQFKQDGSGLRGSIMIVGPLLGRFGKGYIPRPGGDKIGRRRLDTHFDGFIKLGAQFRYNKEERFYGVEAPDGLQGTYMLLDEASVTGTANIVMAAALAKGKTTIYNAACEPYLQQLCKMLNRMGAKITGVGSNMLHIEGVKDLGGCEHRILPDMIEIGSWIGLAAMTKSEITIKNVSWDDLGVIPNTFRKLGITVERKGDDIYIPPHTDGYTIESFIDGSFMTISDAPWPGFTPDLLSIVLVVATQAKGEVLIHQKMFESRLFFVDKLIDMGAKIILCDPHRANVIGHNFKSTLKATTMTSPDIRAGISLLIAALSAKGTSTIHNIEQIDRGYERIDERLRQIGAKITRLDTNS
- a CDS encoding DUF4290 domain-containing protein, which encodes MTESIEYNTEREQLIIPEYGRHIQKMVNQAIAEEDRDKRNEMAKAIVAVMGNLQPHLRDVPDFQHKIWDQLFIISKFELDVDSPYPKPSKEELEQRPEPLPYPQNHPKYRFYGNNIKRMIDVAVKWEKGDKREALAFNIANHMKKSFLNWNKDTVDDDVIFNHLYELSDGEINLKTKDEDLRDAQRLLRSKSQKSNSNSNKKRGRKKRR
- a CDS encoding DUF493 family protein — protein: MSDKKDADAFYKKLKSQLSDTSLWPTPYLYKFIVPTDRSKIDTISAIFDNMGAVIDTKESRNGKYTSVSINVTMKNPDAVIEKYKAVGKVEGVISL
- a CDS encoding ATP-binding protein translates to MKAARILLIGGPSTGKTTLIEHLEQRQFKVYHEVSRQVTAAAQREGIDQLFLTDPLAFSRQLLEARIQQHQDAGNQSDPFVFLDRGIPDVTAYLNFIDQPYPAYFDQAAQEYRYDQVFLLPAWSAIHETDQERYESFEEAQRIEQELLATYERHGYSPIEVPKSPVEHRADFVLEQIDAVGA
- a CDS encoding RecQ family ATP-dependent DNA helicase; its protein translation is MQSEPNLDTILSTYWGHSSFRPQQREIIRQVLQGKDAFALLPTGGGKSVCYQLPALVMEGITLVISPLIALMQDQVAQLKAKNIKALALTSGLRKSELDTRLDNCIHGNYKLLYLSPERLEQELVIQRIKHMNISLIAVDEAHCISQWGNDFRPAYRKLAQLRALKPEVPCLALTATATPWVVDDILEQLEIDKNALFKTSFARPNLSYTVRPLEQKQEKLLEILKRFSGPSIVYVRNRKATQEVTAFLENRGLAAAYYHGGVSNDQRLKRFEQWKNDHIQVMVATTAFGMGIDKANVKTVVHMELPESLESYFQEAGRAGRDGQRAYAVTLLNTQDEIRLRNQFEKGLPEVAFVKKVLKKLYSYFQIAYGEQPEEGLRFDFNDFRKAYDLPGQKTYNALLLLDRHGVLVLSQEFQKKTQVHFGYSHHQLQFYLVRHPQYQTVTEAILRMYTGLFDQVTSIQLEAISIKAGLSQDEVHQTLLELEKDEVLQYDYQQFDTQIQFLVPREDDRTVNVIAKSIKAQNALKKRQIQDVIDYMKNDHLCRSVQLLSYFGEKQQQPCGICDVCRDQQWFKAHKNAFAKAEQDIKQLLAQQSLTSGELEQQLSVPLRLLLEVLDDLLKEEEIELISPNTYRKKT
- the fmt gene encoding methionyl-tRNA formyltransferase; this translates as MRELRIVFMGTPDFAVSSLKALEESEWKVVGVITAPDRKAGRGRKLQSSAVKQYAESVGLPVLQPTNLKDESFIDELKALKPNLQVVVAFRMLPEVVWRLPEYGTFNLHASLLPQYRGAAPINWAVIQGEQESGVTTFYIDDKIDTGDLLLQARAPIEKTDTAGTLHDRLAALGSRLVLETVEAIAADQITPQPQRASEVLRAAPKLNKDNTRIDWDAPATVVYNFIRGLSPYPAAWSALDQDGELLPVKIYKVSFTESQLSAVPGTLQIENNTLLVAVADGCLQIDELQLPGKRKMNSKDLLNGFEFKENAILR
- a CDS encoding HU family DNA-binding protein, whose amino-acid sequence is MNKSDLIDGMAENAGITKAAAKKALESFLIDIEGALQKGKRVSLVGFGSFSVSRRAAREGRNPQTGKTIKIKAKNVVKFKAGSDLNDAIN